One stretch of Flavobacterium sp. 9 DNA includes these proteins:
- the nadC gene encoding carboxylating nicotinate-nucleotide diphosphorylase, giving the protein MISEVQFQTELELLISNAIREDVGTGDYSSLACIPETAHGQAKLLVKDQGVIAGVALAKKIFEFVDPKLKIKTFIEDGTHVEYGDVVFEVSGSSQSILKSERVVLNTMQRMSAIATKTAQYVQLLDGTGAKILDTRKTTPNFRAAEKWAVKIGGGENHRFALYDMVMLKDNHIDFAGGITLAIKKTKEYLTANNLDLKIIVEARNLDEIREILLSDGVHRILIDNFNYEDTKTAVALIGKKCQTESSGNINEKTIREYALCGVNYISSGALTHSVYNMDLSLKAF; this is encoded by the coding sequence ATGATTAGCGAAGTACAATTTCAAACAGAATTAGAACTATTGATTAGTAATGCAATTCGCGAAGATGTAGGCACGGGAGATTATAGTTCATTGGCGTGTATTCCGGAAACGGCACACGGACAAGCTAAATTATTGGTGAAAGATCAGGGAGTTATTGCTGGTGTTGCACTGGCAAAAAAGATTTTTGAATTTGTAGATCCAAAGTTAAAAATCAAGACTTTTATTGAAGATGGAACGCATGTAGAATATGGTGATGTGGTTTTTGAAGTTTCGGGAAGTTCTCAGTCTATTTTAAAGTCTGAAAGAGTGGTTTTGAATACGATGCAACGTATGTCTGCAATTGCAACAAAAACAGCTCAATATGTACAGCTTTTAGACGGAACAGGAGCTAAAATATTAGATACTCGCAAAACAACTCCAAATTTCAGAGCTGCTGAAAAATGGGCTGTAAAAATAGGAGGTGGAGAAAATCACCGTTTTGCACTTTATGATATGGTGATGCTTAAGGATAATCATATTGATTTTGCAGGCGGAATTACGCTTGCAATTAAGAAAACTAAAGAGTATTTGACAGCAAATAATCTGGATTTGAAGATTATTGTTGAGGCAAGAAATCTGGATGAAATTCGCGAGATTCTTTTAAGTGACGGCGTTCACAGAATTTTGATCGACAACTTTAATTATGAAGATACTAAAACTGCTGTTGCGTTGATTGGTAAAAAATGCCAAACTGAATCTTCTGGAAATATCAACGAAAAAACGATTCGTGAATATGCTTTATGTGGCGTAAATTATATTTCATCCGGAGCATTGACGCATTCAGTTTACAACATGGATTTGAGTCTAAAAGCTTTTTAA
- a CDS encoding YihY/virulence factor BrkB family protein, with product MSQEIEDRIERIPIVRHLVRFLKRIKLPWLEGFSLYDLLEMYTIGIIDGAFSYHASAVSFSFFMALFPFALFILNLIPFIPIEGFQQDFLQFVQQGVPPNTYDAISKIISDILNNSHSGLLSSGFLLSIFLMANGINGILSGFESSKHVFDKRGWFSQYLVALAISLVMTIILFITVATIVVFEVFIQKTIIQDVLSDRIPLIILGRYLFVVLMILITSSILLRYGTKQYNKVPFISIGSVFTTILIVISSFFFGIWVIKFSKYNELYGSIGTLLILMFYIWINCMILLLGFELNASIRKLKQKKNK from the coding sequence ATGTCTCAAGAGATAGAAGACCGGATTGAAAGAATTCCTATAGTACGTCATTTAGTCCGGTTTTTAAAAAGAATAAAACTGCCTTGGCTGGAAGGTTTTTCGTTGTACGATTTACTCGAAATGTATACTATTGGTATCATTGACGGTGCATTTTCGTATCATGCGAGTGCGGTTTCTTTTAGCTTTTTTATGGCTTTGTTTCCTTTTGCGCTGTTTATTCTGAACTTAATTCCGTTTATTCCGATTGAAGGATTCCAACAGGATTTTTTGCAATTTGTGCAGCAGGGAGTTCCGCCAAATACTTACGACGCAATCAGTAAAATTATTAGTGATATTTTAAATAATAGTCATTCGGGATTGTTGTCTTCTGGATTTTTGCTTTCTATTTTTTTGATGGCAAATGGTATTAACGGAATTCTAAGTGGTTTTGAATCTTCGAAACACGTTTTTGACAAACGAGGTTGGTTTAGTCAATATTTAGTAGCGCTTGCAATATCGCTTGTTATGACAATTATATTGTTTATAACGGTGGCAACAATTGTCGTTTTTGAGGTATTTATTCAAAAAACCATCATTCAGGATGTGTTGAGTGATCGAATTCCGCTGATTATTTTGGGACGATATTTGTTTGTTGTTTTGATGATTTTGATAACATCTTCAATATTATTACGTTATGGTACTAAGCAGTATAATAAAGTGCCTTTTATAAGCATTGGATCTGTTTTTACAACCATCTTAATTGTTATATCTTCGTTCTTTTTTGGGATTTGGGTTATAAAATTCTCAAAATACAACGAACTTTATGGCTCAATTGGTACATTATTGATTCTAATGTTTTATATTTGGATAAACTGTATGATTCTGCTTTTGGGATTTGAATTGAATGCCTCTATCAGAAAATTAAAACAAAAAAAAAATAAATAA
- a CDS encoding DUF2147 domain-containing protein, whose product MKNWMLTIGVFFLTLGTIQAQSVIGKWKTIDDETGEAKSVVEIYEKSGKLYGKIVEILRADHKKDACVKCDGADKNKPILGLVIINGLKKDGDEYSGGTILDPTNGKKYKCYIALESADKLKLRGYVGISIMGRTQYWTRVKN is encoded by the coding sequence ATGAAAAATTGGATGTTAACAATTGGTGTTTTCTTTTTAACCTTAGGTACAATTCAAGCCCAAAGCGTTATTGGAAAATGGAAAACAATTGATGATGAAACAGGTGAAGCAAAATCAGTTGTAGAGATTTATGAGAAATCTGGAAAACTTTATGGTAAAATCGTAGAAATACTTCGTGCCGATCATAAAAAAGATGCTTGCGTTAAATGTGATGGTGCTGATAAAAACAAGCCAATTTTAGGGTTAGTAATTATTAACGGACTTAAAAAAGACGGTGACGAATATAGCGGAGGAACGATTTTAGATCCTACAAACGGTAAAAAATACAAATGTTATATTGCTTTAGAATCTGCAGATAAACTTAAACTGCGCGGTTATGTTGGGATTTCTATTATGGGAAGAACACAATACTGGACAAGAGTGAAAAATTAA
- the bla-B1-FLAV gene encoding subclass B1 metallo-beta-lactamase has translation MRKLASIILFLTILTNSFAQSKNSPLQISHLTGDFYVYKTFHDYKGTLISANALYLVTNKGVVLFDAPWDKTQFQPLLDSIKVKHHKEVVMCFATHSHEDRAGGLGFYGKKGIKTYTIKLTDQILEKNNEPRAEFVISNDTTFTVGQHTFEVYYPGKGHASDNIVVWFNKEKVLYGGCFVKSIEATDLGYLGDSDVKEWEKSIAKVQSKFKNPKYIITGHDDYKDLNSLKHTLKLVKEYNTAKTSDKK, from the coding sequence ATGCGAAAATTAGCATCGATAATTTTATTTCTGACAATACTAACCAATAGTTTTGCTCAGTCTAAGAATTCGCCATTACAAATAAGTCATCTTACAGGTGACTTTTATGTTTATAAGACGTTTCATGATTATAAAGGAACATTAATCTCTGCAAATGCCTTGTATCTGGTTACTAATAAGGGAGTTGTTTTGTTTGATGCGCCTTGGGATAAAACACAATTTCAGCCTTTATTAGATAGTATAAAAGTAAAACATCATAAGGAAGTTGTGATGTGTTTTGCGACGCATTCTCATGAAGACAGAGCAGGAGGTTTGGGATTTTATGGTAAAAAAGGAATCAAAACTTATACTATAAAATTAACGGATCAGATTCTTGAAAAAAATAACGAACCAAGAGCTGAATTTGTGATTTCAAATGATACAACATTTACAGTTGGACAACATACTTTTGAAGTTTATTATCCTGGAAAAGGTCATGCGTCTGATAATATTGTAGTTTGGTTTAATAAAGAAAAAGTACTTTATGGCGGTTGTTTTGTCAAAAGTATCGAAGCAACAGACTTAGGATATTTAGGCGATTCTGATGTAAAAGAATGGGAGAAATCAATAGCAAAAGTGCAGTCGAAATTTAAAAATCCTAAATATATTATTACGGGACACGATGATTATAAAGACCTAAATTCTTTAAAACATACACTGAAATTGGTTAAGGAATATAATACTGCAAAAACTTCAGATAAAAAATAA